One Drosophila kikkawai strain 14028-0561.14 chromosome 3L, DkikHiC1v2, whole genome shotgun sequence genomic window carries:
- the LOC108071928 gene encoding ubiquitin-conjugating enzyme E2 L5 yields the protein MAKEELLMEGPKRLNHELALMLEDTKNLQFRNLMPETNNLFKWTALLMPETPPYDKGAFKLEIDFPQDYPFKPPRFHINTKIYHPNVNERGQVCMPILEAEHWLPTARIDQVLMVLLATINTPQVENAWNMDMGGEYLNDPKRFQKMAEAWVQKYGEPRPTEQELAKFARKRKKMMAKN from the coding sequence ATGGCCAAGGAAGAACTCCTTATGGAGGGCCCCAAGCGGCTCAATCACGAGCTGGCTTTGATGCTGGAGGATACCAAGAACCTGCAGTTCCGCAACTTAATGCCCGAGACGAATAACCTCTTCAAGTGGACGGCCCTGCTCATGCCAGAAACGCCGCCTTATGACAAGGGTGCCTTCAAGCTGGAGATTGACTTCCCGCAGGACTATCCCTTCAAGCCGCCGCGCTTTCACATCAACACAAAGATCTATCATCCGAATGTGAATGAACGCGGCCAGGTGTGCATGCCCATTCTGGAGGCGGAGCATTGGTTGCCCACGGCTCGCATTGACCAGGTGCTTATGGTGCTGCTGGCCACCATTAATACGCCGCAGGTGGAGAATGCCTGGAACATGGATATGGGCGGCGAGTATCTCAATGATCCAAAGAGATTCCAAAAAATGGCCGAGGCCTGGGTGCAGAAGTACGGTGAGCCAAGGCCCACGGAGCAGGAATTGGCCAAGTTTGCACGGAAGCGGAAGAAGATGATGGCCAAGAACTAG